The following coding sequences are from one uncultured Desulfobacter sp. window:
- a CDS encoding tetratricopeptide repeat protein — protein MKYLTMRPLALVSLLSVLAVSGCVKDLGTVKLEQTDSNKATVEDQDLSLSQESGHQASYYYLAARRHENKDEADQAQTALKQAIKKDPDSNFLKREYIISLENQKQSERALALAQDLAKKYPEDVENLILLARLKKGDEKDMTPLLERILKLAPEDKETFLRLGKAYMDEGMTLKAMNLFSRMATIYPDYYVAHFYLGETQRMEGKAAAARDSYLKTLELEPDLLEPRFRLVDVYKVLGEKKNEAQIIAVLKDILDSDPKDERALIELGLFYYHIKDYQNADQMFAALGREIQKNPELVVNIAQILVPEHRYQDAATVLSQVKKALPGNANINFFLGMAYEGLEKPEKAIEYYLKVTPDHPQYKKTILSIAFLYKDMDRTEEAVRFLEQHHRQSPADIDITTYLASFYQENNRHDIAVTMLQRALKETPKNTALLFKLGAVLDTAGQRQQSIETMKTIIRLDPKHASALNYLGYTYAEMGVHLDQALDLVQRALAIRPDDGYITDSLGWIYFQKEDYEKAVLYLEKAAELSDYETVIAAHLAEAYLKTGQLEKAKAMYKKALDNAGEDQQKEIREIEEKLERLNDTAQ, from the coding sequence ATGAAATATCTTACAATGCGTCCCCTGGCCCTGGTGTCACTGCTAAGCGTTCTTGCCGTTTCAGGCTGTGTCAAGGATCTGGGAACCGTCAAGCTGGAACAAACCGACAGCAACAAAGCTACAGTTGAAGACCAGGACCTTTCTTTAAGCCAAGAGAGCGGGCATCAGGCCTCTTACTACTATCTTGCGGCCCGGCGCCACGAGAACAAAGATGAAGCCGACCAGGCACAAACTGCCCTGAAACAGGCCATTAAAAAGGATCCCGACTCCAATTTTTTAAAGCGAGAATATATCATCTCCCTGGAAAACCAGAAACAGTCAGAACGGGCCCTGGCACTCGCCCAGGACCTGGCAAAAAAATATCCGGAGGATGTGGAAAATCTGATCCTGCTTGCCCGCCTCAAAAAAGGGGATGAAAAGGATATGACGCCCCTGTTGGAACGGATTCTGAAACTGGCTCCCGAGGATAAAGAGACATTTCTCAGACTGGGCAAAGCTTATATGGATGAGGGTATGACCCTGAAAGCCATGAATCTGTTTTCCCGTATGGCAACCATATATCCCGACTATTATGTCGCCCACTTTTACCTGGGTGAGACCCAGCGCATGGAGGGGAAGGCCGCCGCCGCCAGGGATTCTTATCTTAAGACCCTGGAACTTGAGCCTGATCTTTTAGAACCCAGGTTCCGACTGGTCGATGTGTATAAAGTCCTGGGTGAAAAGAAAAACGAGGCACAAATCATTGCGGTGCTCAAAGACATTCTTGATTCCGACCCAAAAGACGAAAGGGCGCTGATAGAGCTTGGCCTGTTCTATTATCACATCAAGGATTATCAAAACGCGGATCAAATGTTTGCCGCGCTTGGCCGGGAAATTCAAAAAAATCCTGAGCTTGTGGTAAATATCGCCCAGATCCTTGTTCCCGAACATAGATATCAGGACGCGGCAACGGTATTGTCCCAGGTCAAAAAAGCCCTGCCTGGAAACGCCAACATCAATTTTTTCCTGGGGATGGCCTATGAAGGCTTGGAAAAACCCGAGAAGGCCATTGAATATTATCTCAAAGTCACGCCCGACCACCCCCAGTATAAAAAAACGATCCTGAGCATTGCGTTTCTTTATAAGGACATGGACCGCACCGAGGAGGCTGTTCGATTCCTGGAGCAGCACCACAGGCAAAGCCCGGCAGACATTGATATCACCACGTACCTGGCCTCATTTTACCAGGAGAACAACCGTCACGACATTGCCGTTACCATGCTGCAGCGGGCGTTAAAAGAGACCCCGAAAAATACGGCCTTGCTTTTCAAGCTGGGGGCTGTGCTGGATACGGCCGGACAGCGCCAGCAAAGCATTGAAACCATGAAAACCATTATCAGACTGGACCCCAAGCATGCATCGGCCCTCAATTACCTGGGATACACCTATGCCGAAATGGGCGTTCACCTGGACCAGGCCCTTGATCTGGTTCAGCGTGCCCTTGCGATCCGGCCTGATGACGGTTATATCACCGACAGTCTGGGATGGATTTATTTTCAAAAAGAGGACTACGAAAAGGCGGTTTTATACCTTGAAAAAGCCGCTGAGCTTTCGGATTATGAAACCGTTATCGCCGCCCACCTGGCAGAGGCCTACCTGAAAACGGGACAGCTGGAAAAAGCAAAGGCCATGTACAAAAAAGCCCTTGATAATGCCGGTGAGGATCAGCAAAAAGAGATCCGGGAGATTGAGGAAAAACTCGAACGGTTAAACGATACGGCCCAATGA
- a CDS encoding Mrp/NBP35 family ATP-binding protein, translating to MIHDNVEQAKKASSCSHQPQNDAARQQMEMEAMIKDNLAKIKNKIFVLSGKGGVGKSSVSANLAIALANKGYKTGLVDVDVHGPSIAQMFNITELLDIAPDTKQLLPRQVNENLSVVSVQALMQDKDQAIIWRGPAKTGIIKQFVGSVRWGELDYLVIDAPPGTGDEPLTVVQTIPDARGIIVTTPQEVALADIRKSISFCKTVKMETLGILENMAGYTCPHCNQHIDLFKSGGGEKTAKAQGLNFLGSIPFDTRVVESGDEGVPVMTYEAAGPFKDAFEKVVDNVLKQFEG from the coding sequence ATGATTCATGACAATGTTGAGCAGGCCAAAAAAGCAAGCAGCTGTTCCCATCAGCCCCAGAACGACGCTGCAAGGCAGCAGATGGAAATGGAAGCAATGATCAAGGATAATCTGGCCAAAATCAAAAACAAAATTTTTGTTCTGTCCGGCAAAGGCGGTGTGGGAAAAAGCTCCGTATCGGCAAACCTTGCCATCGCCCTTGCAAATAAGGGATATAAAACAGGGCTGGTGGATGTGGATGTCCATGGACCGTCCATCGCCCAAATGTTTAACATCACCGAGCTTTTAGACATTGCCCCGGACACCAAGCAGCTGTTGCCCAGACAGGTCAATGAAAACCTTTCCGTGGTCTCTGTTCAGGCATTGATGCAGGACAAGGACCAGGCCATTATCTGGAGAGGCCCTGCCAAAACCGGCATCATCAAACAGTTCGTGGGGTCCGTTAGATGGGGAGAACTGGATTATCTGGTCATCGACGCCCCTCCGGGCACCGGTGATGAACCACTCACCGTTGTACAAACCATTCCCGATGCCAGGGGTATCATCGTGACCACCCCCCAGGAAGTGGCCCTTGCGGACATCAGAAAATCCATCTCTTTTTGCAAAACCGTCAAAATGGAAACCTTAGGTATTCTTGAAAACATGGCCGGATATACCTGTCCCCACTGCAACCAGCACATTGATCTTTTCAAAAGCGGCGGCGGAGAAAAAACAGCCAAGGCACAAGGCTTAAATTTCCTGGGCTCCATCCCCTTTGACACCCGGGTTGTGGAATCCGGAGATGAAGGTGTACCCGTCATGACCTATGAGGCAGCCGGTCCCTTTAAAGATGCATTTGAAAAGGTTGTCGACAATGTCCTCAAACAATTTGAAGGCTGA